The nucleotide sequence AAATATATCTGAGCATTTCGTCGACAGTTTTTTCATCCCGCAGATCTGTGATATCaactcgtttaatttttttaccacttTCTTGGCCTTTTTTAAACATGGTTGCGAAAACTGGACTACGTGCAGCTAGAATAGCCTTATGAGCTGGGTATTCTTTATTTTTCGTCAGAAGTACCACGTCCGAAAATTCCGAGTTGTTTAACAACGAAATGAAATCTTGACAAAGATCACAATGTGACTGCTGTGAGATGCCGGTGGTAAGATTGTTACTCGCGTTATTTCGATGGACGAGATGATTGATGTATTCGCAGAATGTTAGGTTGCatacgatttttaatttatcgTCGGGTAAAATTACAGCATCGATGGGAATATCATCCCAGCCCCAGTACTCACCGAGGTTATCGAATGCGTAAATAGTGTCATCTCCGTATGTCGACAGTACTCGTTGTTCATCGTCTAAAAATACTGCGCTAAACTTTGCCCTGACTCGTGTTTCTTTACTTTCGGGACTCAGACATATTTGTAAAGAAATGCTATCGGTTGAACTGTTGCCTGGTAGAAGTTCCAAAAACCATTTTACTTCATCCTTTGTGGTAGCTGAGAAGGTAGGGGATATGATGGAAACTTTATCGCCTCCTTCTGGTCTGTGGTAATCTAAATTATTAATATTCCAAATGTATCGTATTTTGTGAAGTCGAACGCAAGTATCGCACTGAATTTCAGTTGTTCCGCATTCGATATTTGCTTCGCTTGATGGCtcattctgtaaaaaaaaaaaaaaagatgaataggTAAATTAATTACGAGCTACGTAGTTGTTTGGGGAAGAAGTGAGGGGGTGGTTTTGATGAGAGAAAAGTTCTGCAAAAACTCTCTGTGTTCAACATACCCCTGTTTATGTTTGATCACGAATGTTTTTCTGTAATTCTTCTTTGATATACTTACTCTTTGCAGTTTAGATATAAAATTGATGCTCAAAATGTGTAACTACTAAGTACTTCTACTTACTTTTactcaacattcaaaaaattcaaaaaaatagtattcataaaaaataaacttactttgatgaATGTGAAGAAGATAGTGAATATAACGAAAATAATCTGAGTATTTATGGCACGCATTTTCCTCCCAATTCAATACATAGGTAGTACAGAAATATTCTGTCTGTTGATCTCTCTTCAGCGAAttaaaaagttccattttcaaatatttctcgTGTCAAGCAAGTTTTgcgaaacattttccaaaattttgcgtTGGCGAAGGTCGcctctggaatttttttctgataaaacacgaattttcttGAACAACTAATTATTCTCTAaggatataaaatttttctggcaAACTCATAATTGAGTGTCAGAATCTAATTCGTCTAAAATGTAACCGGATCTaatcaagaatgaaaaaatattctcatttctaatcaagtaggtacattatctACTTGATGAAATCTTGATG is from Planococcus citri chromosome 1, ihPlaCitr1.1, whole genome shotgun sequence and encodes:
- the LOC135832887 gene encoding speckle-type POZ protein-like, with the translated sequence MRAINTQIIFVIFTIFFTFIKNEPSSEANIECGTTEIQCDTCVRLHKIRYIWNINNLDYHRPEGGDKVSIISPTFSATTKDEVKWFLELLPGNSSTDSISLQICLSPESKETRVRAKFSAVFLDDEQRVLSTYGDDTIYAFDNLGEYWGWDDIPIDAVILPDDKLKIVCNLTFCEYINHLVHRNNASNNLTTGISQQSHCDLCQDFISLLNNSEFSDVVLLTKNKEYPAHKAILAARSPVFATMFKKGQESGKKIKRVDITDLRDEKTVDEMLRYIYTGKCENIRELADDLLTAANKYGLSGLEKMCMKTLCKNLTIENAANMLLLADKHHANELKPKIIRFIAEKYVQVSNTTDWKHIARTKPEYIHEVCQLLLDNDDKH